The sequence GTCGGGTTCGGCGAGAGCCCCCAGCGTGTGGTAAAGCACCCGGATGCTGTCGCGGAAGTCTCGGGGCAGCCACTCGTCTTCGACCCCCATCAGCCACCCGACATAGCGCGTCAGGTGTGCTATCGCCTCGTAGTCCTTGGGCCGCAACAGGATTCCCATCCCGGCGACACCGACGGCGGGGGCGACCAGCGCGCCGACCAGCGTCGCGGCCATGTCGGTCTGGTTCACCGGAACACCCCACTCGTCAGCACGCCAGTCCGGCATCGCGCCCACGTGTCGGCGCACCAGCGAGTGGATGAACCGAACGCGAAGCGTGGCCTGATATCCCGAACCGAACACCTCGAGGCCGCCCTCGGCGATGACGTCCATCGCCCACTGCATGGTCTCGGCGAAGCGCTTGTTGGACCCTTTCTCCAGCGCACCGGTGCGCAGCAGCGTCTTGTTGAAGCCGGAGAACTGGTAGCCGCCCAGCAGCGACACGTCACGGGCGATGTACATGCCGTCGGCGCCCCCGCGGCGCAGCGCCCGCTGCCCGCGCTGCAGGGTTGCGCGGTCCACCCACGCGGGCACCGTCTCGACCTGTTCGAAGAACTCCCGCAACGGCGCAGGTGCCTCGGGCACGGAGTCGATGCCTTGGGCCAGCGCCCGGTCGAAAAGCGGCCGGGTCTCCTTCAAGCCCGCATCCGACATCCACGCGACGAGGTGGTCCATCGACGCGTCGCCGACGGTCAGTCGCTCACCGAGCCTGCACCACTGCTCGGGCGTCGGTGCGCCGATGGCCAGCGCAGTCGCCATCAGCCGGATGGCCGCGGGCACCGGGCGCGGTCGCTGCGGATGACGCGCGGGGATGGGCCTGTTCATCGCGTTGGTATCCCTTCGACCACATTTTGACAACGCCTATAGTCAAAAGCTATGCGGCGCCCGCACCGGTTGTCAAAAGGCACCTTTCACAGCTGATTCATAGCCATCTCATGTGTGGCACAGAGCCGACAGGGAGATGATCGACGCCATGAGCGAACCAACATCCGAACCGACCACCACGCCCGTCGCACCGCCGTCCCTGACGCCCGAGCCGGCGCGGCGCTCCCGGGTCACGTCGGCGGCCGCCTGGGTCGGCATCGTCGCCGGCGTCGTCTTCATCGTCGCGGTGATCTTCTTCACCGGTTTCTTCCTCGGCGCACACTCCGGCAGGCACCACGACGGCCACCGCAGCCACCACGGCGACCGCGACTTCGGGATGTTTCATCGCGGCCCGCCGCCGATGTTCCCGATGGGACCGCGCGGTGAGTTCGGGCGCCCGCCGATGGGCCCGGGCGGCCCCATGGCGCCGCAATCCCCTGAGCAATCCCCGGCGTCGCCCGCGCCGACGACGCCACCTGCGCGCCCCTGACGTCACGTCGGGCCCGCGTTCCGCTCGAGTGGGCGAAACGCGGGTCCGACCCAGGTCAGGTTTGAAGTCGGGACGAAATGGGCAGGGGCTCTAGGAGGCGGCTCAGCCCCGATGCCGTCGACCCGAGGAGATCACCACCGATGACCGAGAACTACACGACGAACGACGCAGGCAACCCGGCCCCCAGCCTTGAGCATTCACTCACGGTCGGCCCGGACGGCCCGATTCTGCTGCAGGACCACTACCTGATCGAGCAGATGGCCAACTTCAACCGGGAGCGAATTCCCGAACGCCAACCGCACGCCAAAGGTGGCGGCGCGTTCGGTCAGTTCGAGGTGACGCAGGACGTCAGCAAGTTCACCAAGGCCGCGATGTTCCAGCCCGGCGCCAAGACCGAGATGATCGCGAGGTTCTCCACCGTCGCCGGCGAGCGCGGCAGCCCCGACACGTGGCGGGACCCACGGGGTTTCGCGCTGAAGTTCTACACGCCGGAGGGGGTTCTCGACCTCGTCTGCAACAACACCCCGGTGTTCTTCATGCGTGACCCGATGAAGTTTCAGAACTTCATCCGCAGTCAGAAGCGGATGCAGGCCACCAACCTGCGCGACCACCACATGCAGTGGGATTTCTGGACGCTGTCACCGGAATCTGCCCACCAGGTCACCTGGTTGATGGGCGACCGCGGCATCCCGAAGACCTGGCGGCACATGAACGGCTACTCCAGCCACACCTACAGCTGGCTCAACGCCGCCGACGAGTTGTTCTGGGTCAAGTACCACTTCAAGACCGACCAGGGCATCGAGTTCCTCACCCAGGAGGAAGGCGACCGGCTGGCCGGCGAGGACGGCGACTACCACCAGCGCGACCTGTACACGTCCATTCAGGACGGCAACTTCCCCAGCTGGACGCTGCACGTGCAGATCATGCCGTTCGAGGAGGCCAAGACCTACCGGTTCAACCCGTTCGATCTGACCAAGGTGTGGCCGCACGGTGACTACCCGCTGCACGAGGTCGGCAAGATGACGCTGAACCGCAACGTCATCGACTACCACACCGAGATGGAGCAGTTGGCGTTCGAGCCGAACAACATCGTGCCCGGCACCGGCCTCAGCCCCGACAAGATGCTGCTGGCGCGGGGGTTCTCCTACGCCGACGCCCACCGCGCCCGGCTCGGCGTCAACTACAAGCAGATACCGGTCAACGAACCCAAGAACGACGTGCGGGCGTATTCGAAGGACGGCGCGATGCGCATCCGCAACGTCACCGACCCGGTGTACGCGCCGAACTCGATGGGCGGTCCCGAGGTCGACCCGAAGCGCGCCGCCGAGGTGCACTGGGCGTCCGACGGCGAAATGGTGCGCACGGCTTACACCTTGCGCCCCGATGACGACGACTGGGGTCAGGCCGGGACGCTGGTGCGCGAGGTACTCGACGACCAAGCTCGGGAACGCTTGGCCCACAACATCATCGGGCACGTGTCGCAGGATGTGCGCGAGCCGGTGCTGTCGCGGGTGTTCGAGTACTTTACGAACGTCGATGCCGATCTTGGGAAGCGGGTCGAAGAGGGCGTGCGGGCCAAGCTGAACGGCGGCGGCTAGAACGAGGGTGGTCTTGCCGTATGAACGTGGGCTGGCATGATCAGACCCATGAGCATCGAAGTCGTTTTCACCCAGGAATCAACCGCAACCGGTGGCGGGCGCGAAGGCCACGTGAAGTCATCGACCGGCAAGATCGACCTGAACACCAACCACCCGAAGGAAATGGGCGGCAGCGGTGAGGGCACCAATCCCGAGGAGTTGTTCTCGGCCGGTTACGCCGCCTGCTTCCTCGGTGCGCTGCGGTTGGTGGCCAAGAACAACGACATCAAGGTCGACGATGCCAGCGCGATCACCGCACAGGTCGGGTTCGGCAAGGATCCCGACGGCGGCTTCGCGATCAACGCCCATCTGATCGGCTACCTGCCCGGAATGGACCAGGCCGCCGCCGACGATCTGATGAAGAAGGCGCATGAGGTGTGCCCCTACTCGAAGGCCACCCGCAACAACATCGACGTCAAGCTGTCGGCCAAGGTCTGATGCTGTCCCGGCGGACGCGCAGCGGCCGGGGAACGACGGTGGCCGCCGCGGTCGGCATCGGCCTCGTGGGGCTGTCGTTGGCGGCGCCGGTCGGCGCGCGTCCGTCCGACCCCGGCGTGGTCAACTATGCGGTGCTGCCCAAGGGCTCGGTCGGCAACATCGTCGGCACGACGATGCGGTTCGAATGGACCTACTCCGATCCGTTCCAGTCCTTCTACGTCGACAACCCCGCCTGCAACAACTGGGCCGACATCGGGCTGCCCGACGTCTACGCCGACCCCGACCTGGCGTCGTTCAACGGGGCGGTGACCCAGACGGCGCCGGACGACCAGAGCCACTTCGTCAAGCAGGCGGTCGGGGTGTACGCCACGAACGACGCCGCCGAGCGTGCCTTCCGCCGGGTCGTCGACCGCACCGTCGGCTGCAACGGGCAGACCACCGCGATGCACCTCGACAACCTCACCACGCAGGTGTGGACCTTCACCGGCGGGCCGGCCACCGCCACCGAGGCGGACTGGGTCAAGCAGGAGGCCGGCACCGACCGGCGCTGCTTCAACACCACGCGCAAGCGGGAAAATGTTTTGCTGCAAGCGAAAGTGTGCCAGTCCGGCAACGCCGGCCCCGCCGTGAACGTGCTGGCCGGAGCGATGCAGAACACGCTCGGCCAATAATCCCGGTGCTCGCCTAACCGACCGTTCACAAAAATGGGCTCGGGTTTTGTCGGAGGGCTCACCCAAGATGGTCTGAAGGCCGCGATCGCGCCGGACCCGGAAGGGGATGGGACATGACCTTGACCATCACATCCGAGGTGGGCGACGCGCGCACCGGATCCCCCGAGCTCACCAGCGCCGCCGGCGCGGCGCTGCACGTCGGGCCGAGCTGTCTGCGCGACGGCGACGTGGGCCGGGTCGGGCTGGAGGTCGAGGCGCACTGCTTTGACCCGGCCGATCCGATGCGACGGCCGAGTTGGGCCGAACTCACCGACGTCATCGCCGACCTTCCGGCGCTGCCCGGCGGCAGCACGGTGACCGTGGAACCCGGCGGCGCCGTCGAACTGTCCGGCCCGCCGATCGACGGCGCGCCTGCGGCCATCACCGCGATGGCGGCCGACCGCGCCGTGCTGCTCGAGGCCTTCGCTGATGCCGGGCTCGGGCTGATCCTGCTGGGTGCCGATCCGCTGCGGCCCGCCCAGCGGGTCAACCCCGGTGCCCGCTACGCGGCCATGGAGACGTTCTTCGATGCCAGCCGGACCGGCGCGGCCGGCGCGGCGATGATGACGTCGACGGCGTCGGTGCAGGTCAACCTCGACGCCGGACCACGGGACGGCTGGGCCGAACGGGTGCGGCTGGCCCATGCGCTGGGCCCGACGATGGTCGCCGTCGCCGCCAACTCCCCGCTGCTCGCCGGCAGGTTCTCCGGGTGGCGCTCGGCGCGCCAGCACGTGTGGAGCCAACTGGACTCCGCACGCTGCGGCCCGGTGCTCGGCGTCAACGGCGACGACCCGGCCAGCGACTGGGCGCGGTATGCGCTCAAGGCGCCGGTGATGCTGCTGCACACCCCGCAGATCGTTCCGGTGACCCAGTGGGTGCCGTTCGCCGACTGGGCCGACGGCCGGGTGCTGCTCGGCGACCGCAGGCCCACCGAAGCCGACCTCGACTACCACCTGACCACGCTGTTCCCGCCGGTGCGTCCGCGGCAGTGGCTGGAGATCCGCTACCTCGACAGCGTGCCCGACGCGGTCTGGCCCGCCGTGGTGTTCACGCTCGTCACGCTGCTCGACGATCCGGCGGCGGCGGCCGTGGCGACCGAGGCCACCAAGCCGGTCGCCACCGCCTGGGATCGGGCCGCGCAACTCGGCCTCGGCGATCGTCGGTTACAGCAGGCCGCGCTGCGGTGCGTGACGGCCGCCGCCGAACGGGCACCGGCCGAACTCGCGGAATCGATGCACCGGTTGGTGCGTTCGGTCGAACAGGGACGGTCCCCGGCAGACGACTTCGCCGATGCGGCCGTCGAACACGGGATCGCTCCCGCGGTCGCGGAACTGGCGCAAGGGGAGATGTGACCGGTCGAGAACAACTCGCGCGCGAGCTGACGGCGGCCAGGGACCGCACGCTGCGGCTGGTCGACTTCGACGACGCCGAACTCGGCCGCCAGTACCACCCGTTGATGAGCCCGCTGGTGTGGGACCTCGCGCACATCGGTCAGCAGGAAGAGCTGTGGCTGTTGCGCGACGGCAACCCCGACCGGCCCGGCATGTTGGCCCCCGAGGTGGAACGTCTCTACGACGCGTTCGTGCATCCCCGCGCCGGCCGCGCCGACCTCCCGCTGCTGCCGCCGACCGACGCCCGCGCCTACTGCCGCACGGTGCGCGACAAGGCGCTCGACGTGCTCGACGCGCTGCCCGACGACGGTTCCGATCCGGGGGCGGCGTTCAACTTCGGCCTGGTGATCAGCCACGAGAACCAGCACGACGAGACGATGTTGCAGGCGCTGAACCTGCGGGTCGGGGCGCCACTGCT comes from Mycolicibacterium pulveris and encodes:
- a CDS encoding organic hydroperoxide resistance protein encodes the protein MSIEVVFTQESTATGGGREGHVKSSTGKIDLNTNHPKEMGGSGEGTNPEELFSAGYAACFLGALRLVAKNNDIKVDDASAITAQVGFGKDPDGGFAINAHLIGYLPGMDQAAADDLMKKAHEVCPYSKATRNNIDVKLSAKV
- a CDS encoding sensor domain-containing protein, yielding MLSRRTRSGRGTTVAAAVGIGLVGLSLAAPVGARPSDPGVVNYAVLPKGSVGNIVGTTMRFEWTYSDPFQSFYVDNPACNNWADIGLPDVYADPDLASFNGAVTQTAPDDQSHFVKQAVGVYATNDAAERAFRRVVDRTVGCNGQTTAMHLDNLTTQVWTFTGGPATATEADWVKQEAGTDRRCFNTTRKRENVLLQAKVCQSGNAGPAVNVLAGAMQNTLGQ
- the egtA gene encoding ergothioneine biosynthesis glutamate--cysteine ligase EgtA, whose amino-acid sequence is MTLTITSEVGDARTGSPELTSAAGAALHVGPSCLRDGDVGRVGLEVEAHCFDPADPMRRPSWAELTDVIADLPALPGGSTVTVEPGGAVELSGPPIDGAPAAITAMAADRAVLLEAFADAGLGLILLGADPLRPAQRVNPGARYAAMETFFDASRTGAAGAAMMTSTASVQVNLDAGPRDGWAERVRLAHALGPTMVAVAANSPLLAGRFSGWRSARQHVWSQLDSARCGPVLGVNGDDPASDWARYALKAPVMLLHTPQIVPVTQWVPFADWADGRVLLGDRRPTEADLDYHLTTLFPPVRPRQWLEIRYLDSVPDAVWPAVVFTLVTLLDDPAAAAVATEATKPVATAWDRAAQLGLGDRRLQQAALRCVTAAAERAPAELAESMHRLVRSVEQGRSPADDFADAAVEHGIAPAVAELAQGEM
- a CDS encoding catalase, with translation MTENYTTNDAGNPAPSLEHSLTVGPDGPILLQDHYLIEQMANFNRERIPERQPHAKGGGAFGQFEVTQDVSKFTKAAMFQPGAKTEMIARFSTVAGERGSPDTWRDPRGFALKFYTPEGVLDLVCNNTPVFFMRDPMKFQNFIRSQKRMQATNLRDHHMQWDFWTLSPESAHQVTWLMGDRGIPKTWRHMNGYSSHTYSWLNAADELFWVKYHFKTDQGIEFLTQEEGDRLAGEDGDYHQRDLYTSIQDGNFPSWTLHVQIMPFEEAKTYRFNPFDLTKVWPHGDYPLHEVGKMTLNRNVIDYHTEMEQLAFEPNNIVPGTGLSPDKMLLARGFSYADAHRARLGVNYKQIPVNEPKNDVRAYSKDGAMRIRNVTDPVYAPNSMGGPEVDPKRAAEVHWASDGEMVRTAYTLRPDDDDWGQAGTLVREVLDDQARERLAHNIIGHVSQDVREPVLSRVFEYFTNVDADLGKRVEEGVRAKLNGGG
- a CDS encoding oxygenase MpaB family protein, with the translated sequence MNRPIPARHPQRPRPVPAAIRLMATALAIGAPTPEQWCRLGERLTVGDASMDHLVAWMSDAGLKETRPLFDRALAQGIDSVPEAPAPLREFFEQVETVPAWVDRATLQRGQRALRRGGADGMYIARDVSLLGGYQFSGFNKTLLRTGALEKGSNKRFAETMQWAMDVIAEGGLEVFGSGYQATLRVRFIHSLVRRHVGAMPDWRADEWGVPVNQTDMAATLVGALVAPAVGVAGMGILLRPKDYEAIAHLTRYVGWLMGVEDEWLPRDFRDSIRVLYHTLGALAEPDESSKQLAMPMVDDPLGWHFDTLPSVRRRIARAQHLSVASGFLGPRTMKALGLPRYVPPWYPLLRLPVNLARSAAAAVSPGGRVRATDRGDREQKALMRTIIGERGATIGESAGHVSVA